The following are from one region of the Spodoptera frugiperda isolate SF20-4 chromosome 20, AGI-APGP_CSIRO_Sfru_2.0, whole genome shotgun sequence genome:
- the LOC118261883 gene encoding ran-binding protein 3, producing MADAKQGKSPIEDFYNGSQQARVVLAKPRLGGFGSSSLASSSNKACNNPFGSILRPSQLKPGNNPFLKVNEATEDTTEATKEKEETSNEDRLTETKPEPEAPKFVPLGSANVTPRTNTAVPPAVQPAPSSSGFVFGQNLSERVELKENINNGEASTTDHSSSNGATELLFTSAAASVKENQEDSNQGEPSSGDGLAAAAAEYERSHARPPPPTAHFTITGEEGEINVMQISCRLFAWEAGSWRERGRGVLRLNDAPAGSGGAARLVARVAGSLRVVLNTKLWPDMVVERAGTKSLRITAVDAQQQIKLFLIMGAPGDIVQLYRALTARVSMSKRSTSSNTGSQNATSQKAAERLEAAADEEDYLGKPEDDDQDDAADDIALDDDDDNEPANNERLEADHDEQKTEEHESNVDGMKPDKESKSLKRKEPAEDETSPKRQCPEILIE from the exons ATGGCAGACGCAAAGCAAG GGAAATCACCGATTGAAGACTTCTACAATGGCTCACAACAAGCCAGAGTGGTTCTGGCAAAGCCTAGACTTGGTGGTTTTGGTTCCTCCAGCTTAGCATCAAGTTCTAATAAAGCATGTAATAATCCATTTG GTTCCATTCTGCGGCCCTCTCAACTGAAACCTGGTAACAATCCGTTTCTGAAAGTTAATGAAGCAACTGAAGATACTACAGAGGCTACTAAAGAGAAAGAGGAAACTTCAAATGAAGACAGATTGACGGAAACCAAACCAGAACCCGAAGCACCTAAGTTTGTACCACTGGGATCTGCTAATGTGACTCCACGGACCAACACAGCTGTACCTCCGGCGGTACAACCTGCTCCAAGCTCTTCAGGATTTGTATTTGGACAAAATTTAAGTGAGAGAGTTGaattgaaggaaaacatcaacAATGGAGAGGCTTCAACCACAGACCACAGCTCCTCCAATGGTGCGACAGAGTTACTGTTCACTAGTGCTGCAGCATCTGTCAAGGAAAATCAG GAGGACAGTAATCAAGGCGAGCCGTCCAGTGGCGACGGGCTGGCGGCCGCGGCGGCCGAGTACGAGCGCTCTCACGCGCGACCGCCACCGCCCACCGCACACTTCACTATCACCGGCGAGGAAGGCGAAATAAATGTCATGCAG ATATCGTGTCGCCTGTTCGCGTGGGAAGCGGGCAGCTGGCGCGAGCGGGGTCGTGGCGTGCTGCGACTGAACGACGCGCCGGCCGGCAGCGGCGGCGCCGCGCGCCTCGTCGCCAGGGTGGCGGGCTCGCTGCGCGTCGTACTCAACACCAAGCTGTGGCCCGACATGGTCGTGGAGCGGGCCGGCACTAAGTCGCTTAGAATCACCGCCGTTGATGCTCAACAGCAGATTAAATTGTTTCTTATAATG GGTGCACCTGGAGACATAGTTCAGTTGTACAGGGCTCTCACGGCTCGAGTTTCTATGAGCAAGCGTTCAACGTCATCCAATACAGGTTCACAGAACGCCACCTCGCAAAAAGCCGCTGAAAGGCTGGAGGCGGCTGCGGACGAGGAGGACTACCTCGGAAAACCAGAAGACGATGATCAAGATGACGCCGCTGACGACATCGCTCTCGATGACGATGATGACAATGAACCGGCTAACAATGAGAGGCTAGAAGCCGATCATGATGAACAAAAGACTGAAGAGCATGAGTCCAATGTGGACGGCATGAAGCCGGACAAGGAAAGCAAGTCATTGAAGCGGAAAGAACCGGCGGAGGACGAGACATCGCCGAAGAGACAGTGTCCTGAGATATTAATAGAGTGA
- the LOC118261888 gene encoding odorant receptor 46a: MEDVVAYSTFEGFRPHFDALGRVGYFKIVLKPISSLKRFLHNVYRFISWSLILTYNLQHVIRVIKVRHSTNLIVDTLFILLTTLNTLGKQTAFNVRTRRIDDIINIINGPIFAASKPYHVEVLKQNALVMSRLLTLYHGAIFTCGTLWTVFPVVNRALGKEVQFTGYFPFETTSTLSFSLALAYMTVLITFQAYGNVTMDCTIVAFYAQAKIQLQMLRYNLEHLVVFTNTKKFSSIKNQYKDEGEEKTELQERLKKCVIHYNQIVRFAKEVESIFGEAMVVQFFVMAWVICMTVYKIVGLSICSAEFVSMAVYLGCMLAQLFIYCYFGTQLKVESELVNQSIYCSDWLYLSPRFRRQLLVMMQCCGRPLAPRTAYVIPMSLDTYIHVLRSSYTLFTFLNR; this comes from the exons ATGGAAGATGTTGTAGCATATTCAACTTTTGAAGGATTTAGGCCCCATTTTGATGCATTAGGCAGGGTCGGCTATTTCAAAATAGTTCTAAAACCCATATCCTCTTTGAAACGATTCCTCCACAACGTATATCGTTTTATATCGTGGAGTTTAATTCTAACGTACAACTTGCAGCATGTTATAAGAGTAATTAAG GTTCGCCACAGCACTAATCTGATAGTGGACACGCTGTTCATTTTGCTAACAACTCTGAACACGTTGGGCAAGCAAACCGCATTCAATGTGAGGACTCGTCGCATTGATGATATCATCAACATCATTAATG GACCAATCTTCGCAGCAAGTAAGCCTTATCACGTGGAGGTTCTGAAACAGAATGCGTTGGTCATGTCCCGACTGCTGACTTTGTATCATGGCGCCATATTTACTTGCGGCACTCTGTGGACCGTGTTCCCCGTAGTTAATAGAGCGCTTGGCAAAGAAGTACAGTTCACTGGATATTTTCCATTCGAAACCACAAGCACGTTATC ATTCTCGCTGGCATTGGCCTACATGACCGTTCTGATAACTTTCCAAGCTTATGGAAACGTAACAATGGACTGCACGATCGTAGCGTTCTATGCGCAAGCCAAGATTCAATTACAGATGCTGCGGTACAATCTCGAACATCTTGTGGTATTTACAAATACTAAGAAATTCAGTTCGATAAAGAATCAGTACAAAGACGAAGGAGAAGAGAAGACAGAACTGCAGGAAAGATTGAAGAAGTGTGTCATACATTATAATCAAATTGTAAG ATTTGCAAAAGAAGTTGAGTCGATATTCGGTGAAGCAATGGTCGTACAGTTCTTTGTGATGGCTTGGGTCATATGCATGACAGTGTACAAAATCGTTGGT TTAAGCATATGTTCAGCGGAGTTTGTATCGATGGCCGTGTATTTGGGTTGCATGTTAGCCCAGTTGTTTATTTACTGCTATTTTGGGACGCAACTCAAAGTTGAG AGTGAGTTAGTAAATCAATCAATATactgctctgattggttgtacCTGTCGCCTCGGTTTCGAAGACAACTGCTAGTGATGATGCAGTGCTGTGGTCGACCACTGGCCCCTCGCACCGCCTACGTCATCCCTATGTCTTTGGATACGTACATACAT GTGCTGAGATCTTCATACACATTGTTTACGTTCTTGAATCGCTAG